One part of the Glycine soja cultivar W05 chromosome 11, ASM419377v2, whole genome shotgun sequence genome encodes these proteins:
- the LOC114374034 gene encoding auxin-responsive protein SAUR20, with amino-acid sequence MANFSVRNSSSSSSKKKSVVGGIVKFKFVVEKLQKRLLMGRNKEGCDSSLNSSYVPEDVKEGHFAVIAEGGEEQKRFVLPLSCLTNPTFLKLLEQAEEEYGFDHGGAVTIPCRPCELESILAHQWHTQTTTTGPRWTCRKSMVF; translated from the coding sequence ATGGCCAACTTCAGTGTCAGaaacagcagcagcagcagcagcaaaaAGAAGAGCGTAGTAGGAGGCATTGTGAAGTTCAAATTCGTCGTTGAGAAGCTCCAAAAGAGACTCCTAATGGGGAGAAACAAAGAAGGGTGTGATTCTTCTTTAAACTCAAGCTATGTGCCAGAGGACGTGAAGGAAGGACACTTCGCAGTGATTGCGGAGGGTGGAGAGGAACAAAAGAGGTTCGTGCTGCCACTAAGCTGTTTAACCAACCCAACGTTTTTGAAGCTATTGGAGCAAGCTGAAGAAGAGTATGGCTTTGATCATGGAGGTGCAGTAACCATTCCTTGCAGGCCTTGTGAACTTGAGAGTATACTTGCTCACCAATGGCATACCCAAACTACTACTACTGGACCAAGGTGGACTTGTAGAAAATCCAtggtattttga
- the LOC114377416 gene encoding dolichol kinase EVAN-like isoform X1, which translates to MHCMRDLILFPRKTRFWWRPSMTTSFLNGERAVVLFFICRILYSLPFSLLFHGLALSLLSLSSFFLEISFDSSNSPSLFRTRPGASSGILLGAVTLPSLLLSKLVQLSRGFSLAQLQLEEIQYLTLQYWATSASACSVIFLLAFARRRAPLSPFHWGVRFSLCSIFFQALVSVAALSTTSQIGLHPALKLMWAFCHGLASVKLIQLFLRTFPSCASIGETFLVTSGIVLYFGDMLLLTIKKLHELLMSSELVTAEYEISRSEISIIIQGLVLGLLLYPIALKYILQIWEWSINTTSAEARRYYEIGKSLMFVASLGIVLIMIVPSWMQFVHEFQMHPFFWVLSFVLSEPSKRLTLCIYWVCIICVSVFRFYNISKNSKIERILLRKYYHLMAVSMFLPALIFQPKFLDLAFGAALAIFLMLEIIRVWRIWPLGQPINQFMNAFTDHRDSDLLIVSHFSLLLGCALPIWMSTGYNDRPLAPFAGILSLGIGDTMASMVGHKYGVLRWSKTGKKTVEGTAAGITSVLAACSLLLPLFASTGYILTQHWFSLLLAVTVSGLLEAHTAQLDNAFIPLFFFSLLCL; encoded by the exons ATGCATTGCATGCGTGATCTCATCCTCTTCCCGCGTAAAACCCGATTCTGGTGGCGTCCTTCCATGACGACGTCGTTTCTCAACGGCGAGAGAGCGGTGGTGCTGTTCTTCATCTGCAGAATCCTCTAttctctccctttctctctcctctTCCATGGCCtcgctctctctctcctctcgcTCTCCTCCTTCTTCCTTGAGATCTCCTTCGATTCTTCCAATTCCCCTTCTCTTTTCCGCACCAG GCCAGGTGCTTCTTCCGGAATTCTGCTCGGCGCTGTCACTCtcccttctcttcttctctccaAATTGGTACAATTGTCGCGGGGATTCTCACTCGCTCAACTTCAACTTGAAG AGATTCAATATCTGACATTGCAATACTGGGCCACATCTGCCAGCGCCTGCAGCGTTATTTTCCTCCTCGCCTTTGCTCGACGTCGTGCTCCTTTATCCCCTTTTCATTGGGGTGTGAGGTTTAGTTTATGCTCCATTTTCTTTCAAGCTCTTGTTTCTGTTGCTGCCCTTTCTACCACGTCTCAAATTG GGTTGCACCCAGCACTGAAGCTAATGTGGGCCTTTTGTCATGGCTTGGCATCTGTGAAGCTAATTCAGCTTTTCCTCAGAACTTTTCCCTCTTGTGCTTCCATTG GGGAAACATTTTTGGTGACTTCCGGTATTGTTCTCTATTTTGGTGACATGTTGTTGCTTACTATTAAAAAG TTACATGAATTATTGATGTCATCAGAGTTAGTTACTGCAGAATATGAAATAAGTAGAAGTGAGATAAGCATTATAATTCAG GGGCTTGTGCTTGGTCTTCTGCTATATCCAATAGCTTTGAAATATATTCTCCAAATATGGGAGTGGTCTATAAATACAACTTCTGCTGAAGCAAGAAGATACTATGAGATTGGGAAATCTCTTATGTTTGTTGCTTCTCTTGGAATTGTCCTGATCATGATTGTACCATCATGGATGCAGTTTGTGCATGAGTTTCAAATGCATCCTTTTTTCTG GGTGCTTTCCTTTGTTTTGTCGGAGCCATCCAAAAGACTGACTTTATGTATCTATTGGGTGTGTATAATTTGTGTTTCTGTTTTCCGATTCTATAACATCTCAAAGAATAGTAAGATCGAGAGAATTCTTTTGCGGAAATACTACCATCTGATGGCTGTCTCAATGTTTTTGCCTGCCCTTATCTTCCAG CCAAAATTTCTTGATCTAGCTTTTGGTGCAGCTTTGGCAATTTTCCTGATGTTAGAAATTATTCGA GTATGGAGAATCTGGCCTTTGGGACAACCAATAAATCAATTTATGAACGCATTCACTGACCACCGTGACTCTGATCTTCTCATTGTCAG CCATTTCTCACTCTTGCTTGGATGTGCGCTTCCTATTTGGATGTCTACTGGGTACAATGATCGACCTCTTGCTCCTTTTGCGGGAATATTGAGTCTAGGAATTGGAGACACAATG gcaTCAATGGTTGGACACAAGTATGGTGTTTTGAGGTGGAGTAAAACAGGCA AGAAAACTGTTGAAGGTACTGCAGCTGGTATAACTTCTGTATTGGCTGCTTGTTCTTTACTCCTTCCACTCTTCGCATCGACTGGGTACATTCTTACTCAG CATTGGTTCTCTCTTCTTCTAGCTGTGACTGTAAGTGGTTTGTTGGAGGCCCACACAGCACAACTTGACAATGCATTTATAccactttttttctttagtcTTCTCTGTTTGTAG
- the LOC114377416 gene encoding dolichol kinase EVAN-like isoform X2, which yields MHCMRDLILFPRKTRFWWRPSMTTSFLNGERAVVLFFICRILYSLPFSLLFHGLALSLLSLSSFFLEISFDSSNSPSLFRTRPGASSGILLGAVTLPSLLLSKLVQLSRGFSLAQLQLEEIQYLTLQYWATSASACSVIFLLAFARRRAPLSPFHWGVRFSLCSIFFQALVSVAALSTTSQIGLHPALKLMWAFCHGLASVKLIQLFLRTFPSCASIGETFLVTSGIVLYFGDMLLLTIKKLHELLMSSELVTAEYEISRSEISIIIQGLVLGLLLYPIALKYILQIWEWSINTTSAEARRYYEIGKSLMFVASLGIVLIMIVPSWMQFVHEFQMHPFFWVLSFVLSEPSKRLTLCIYWVCIICVSVFRFYNISKNSKIERILLRKYYHLMAVSMFLPALIFQPKFLDLAFGAALAIFLMLEIIRVWRIWPLGQPINQFMNAFTDHRDSDLLIVSHFSLLLGCALPIWMSTGYNDRPLAPFAGILSLGIGDTMASMVGHKYGVLRWSKTGKKTVEGTAAGITSVLAACSLLLPLFASTGYILTQEPCGQAFLLDSCI from the exons ATGCATTGCATGCGTGATCTCATCCTCTTCCCGCGTAAAACCCGATTCTGGTGGCGTCCTTCCATGACGACGTCGTTTCTCAACGGCGAGAGAGCGGTGGTGCTGTTCTTCATCTGCAGAATCCTCTAttctctccctttctctctcctctTCCATGGCCtcgctctctctctcctctcgcTCTCCTCCTTCTTCCTTGAGATCTCCTTCGATTCTTCCAATTCCCCTTCTCTTTTCCGCACCAG GCCAGGTGCTTCTTCCGGAATTCTGCTCGGCGCTGTCACTCtcccttctcttcttctctccaAATTGGTACAATTGTCGCGGGGATTCTCACTCGCTCAACTTCAACTTGAAG AGATTCAATATCTGACATTGCAATACTGGGCCACATCTGCCAGCGCCTGCAGCGTTATTTTCCTCCTCGCCTTTGCTCGACGTCGTGCTCCTTTATCCCCTTTTCATTGGGGTGTGAGGTTTAGTTTATGCTCCATTTTCTTTCAAGCTCTTGTTTCTGTTGCTGCCCTTTCTACCACGTCTCAAATTG GGTTGCACCCAGCACTGAAGCTAATGTGGGCCTTTTGTCATGGCTTGGCATCTGTGAAGCTAATTCAGCTTTTCCTCAGAACTTTTCCCTCTTGTGCTTCCATTG GGGAAACATTTTTGGTGACTTCCGGTATTGTTCTCTATTTTGGTGACATGTTGTTGCTTACTATTAAAAAG TTACATGAATTATTGATGTCATCAGAGTTAGTTACTGCAGAATATGAAATAAGTAGAAGTGAGATAAGCATTATAATTCAG GGGCTTGTGCTTGGTCTTCTGCTATATCCAATAGCTTTGAAATATATTCTCCAAATATGGGAGTGGTCTATAAATACAACTTCTGCTGAAGCAAGAAGATACTATGAGATTGGGAAATCTCTTATGTTTGTTGCTTCTCTTGGAATTGTCCTGATCATGATTGTACCATCATGGATGCAGTTTGTGCATGAGTTTCAAATGCATCCTTTTTTCTG GGTGCTTTCCTTTGTTTTGTCGGAGCCATCCAAAAGACTGACTTTATGTATCTATTGGGTGTGTATAATTTGTGTTTCTGTTTTCCGATTCTATAACATCTCAAAGAATAGTAAGATCGAGAGAATTCTTTTGCGGAAATACTACCATCTGATGGCTGTCTCAATGTTTTTGCCTGCCCTTATCTTCCAG CCAAAATTTCTTGATCTAGCTTTTGGTGCAGCTTTGGCAATTTTCCTGATGTTAGAAATTATTCGA GTATGGAGAATCTGGCCTTTGGGACAACCAATAAATCAATTTATGAACGCATTCACTGACCACCGTGACTCTGATCTTCTCATTGTCAG CCATTTCTCACTCTTGCTTGGATGTGCGCTTCCTATTTGGATGTCTACTGGGTACAATGATCGACCTCTTGCTCCTTTTGCGGGAATATTGAGTCTAGGAATTGGAGACACAATG gcaTCAATGGTTGGACACAAGTATGGTGTTTTGAGGTGGAGTAAAACAGGCA AGAAAACTGTTGAAGGTACTGCAGCTGGTATAACTTCTGTATTGGCTGCTTGTTCTTTACTCCTTCCACTCTTCGCATCGACTGGGTACATTCTTACTCAG GAGCCTTGTGGCCAAGCATTTCTCCTGGATTCATGCATATAA